Within Thermoleophilaceae bacterium, the genomic segment CGGCCGAGCGGCACCTCGTAGCGGCCCTCGGGCACCTCGCCCTTCACCCGCCGGTACAGGTGCTTGTGCTCGAGGTACACCACCGGGTTGGGGTCGCGAATCGCGGACGCGAGCAATCCCTTCGCGTCGTCCGCCGTGGAGGGAGCCACCACCTTCAACCCCGGCGCCTGGAGGAACCACGCCTCGGGGTTCTGAGAGTGGTACGGCCCGCCCGAGAAGCCGCCACCGGACGGCAGCCGCACCACCATCGGCACGGCCAGGCCCTGGCGGTAGTGCATCTTCGCCGCAACGTTCACGAGCTGGTCGAAGCCGCAGGAGATGAAGTCCGCGAACTGCATCTCGCACACGGGCCGCAGGCCCTCGACGGCGGCGCCCACCGCGGTGCCGATGATCGCGTTCTCCGCGAGCGGCGTGTCCCACACCCGATCCGCCCCGAACTCCTCGATGAAGCCGTCCGTGACCTTGAACGCGCCTCCGAACGCGCCGATGTCCTCGCCCATGCAGAACACGGACTCGTCGTGGCGCATCTCCTCGCGGAGGCCGTCCGAGATCGCCGAGAGATAGGTCATCTCAGCCATTCGCGGCCTCCTTCCAGAACGACCAGGGCGCGTTGCCGTCGCCGAGGCGCGGCTCGGAGGTGGCGAACACGCCGCTCAGAGCCTCAGGGCCCTCGGGCATCGGCTGGGAGAGCGCCCACTCGGTCTCGCGCTCGATCTCCTCCTTCGCCGACGCCGTGATCTGCTCGACGTCGATCCCGTCGTCGGCGAGCTTGCGCTCGTAGCGGTCGATCGGGTCGCGCTCGGCCCATACGTCGAACAGCTCCTTCGGCACGTAACGCATGTCGTCGTGCGCGCCGTGACCGTGCATGCGCATGGTCTCGCACTCGATCAGCGTGGGGCCGCCACCGCTGCGCGCGCGCTCGCACGCCTCGGCCGCCGCATAGAACACGGCCTCCACGTCGTTGCCGTCCACCTTCACGCCCGGGAAGCCGTAGACCTCCGCGCGCTTCACCGGGTCCACCGCAAACTCGCGCTCATTGGGCGTGGAGTAGGCGAACTGGTTGTTCTCGAGAATGAAAACGGCCGGCAGCTTGCGCACGCCGGCCACGTTCATCGCCTCGTGCCACTGGCCGTTGGCGGTGGAGCCCTCGCCGAACCACGTCATGGCTACTCGCGGCTCCTTGCGCATCTGGAACGAGAGCGCGAGCCCGCACGTGACGAGCGCCATGTCGGGCAGCATCGAGACCATGCCGACGCAGCCGAGCTCGGTGTCGCCGAAGTGCATGTTGCCGTCCTTGCCGCCGGTCACTCCGCCGGCGCGGCCCATCATCTGGGCGAGCACGCGTCCGGGCCGGACGCCGCGGATCAGGTGCGCGCCGAGGTCGCGATGAAGGATGCAGGTGCGGTCGCGCGGGCCGAGCACGAAGGCGCTGCCCACGGAGATCGCCTCCTGGCCGCGGCCGTCGTAGTACGAGCCCGGCACCTTGCCCTGCCGGTAGAGCGCGAGCGCCCGCTCCTCGGTCGCGCGCATCAGAAGCATGTAGCGGAGGAGCGCGCGGCGGTCCTCCTGCGTGAGGACAGCCCTCCGGCCGCCATCCTCGATCGCCGCGGGTTTCGCGGTGGTCGTGGCCATATTCCTCCCTCCGACGCCGGATTCGGGGTCTCCGCCCGGCGATCGTGGTTTTCAAGCGCGACGCCCGGGGTCTCCGGCCGCCGACACCTCTCCTTTGTCTACAGGCAAGGGTACCCGGAGGGGCGGCTTTTGCCGCCCCTCCGGACACGTCGGAGATCTGAGGTCGGAGGCCCTACCGCTTGCGGCTGGGCGAGAACTGCGTGGTCACCGCACCCGGCGGGTTGGCCGGATCGAAGGACACGCCCAGCTTCTTGGCCTTGATCTTGAAGCGCAGCTTGCCGCGCTTCAGCCCGCGGACGTGTGCGGTGAAGAAGGTCTCCGAGCGGACGATCTTGACCTTCAACTTCTTCACCTTGTGCTTCTTAGCGGTGGACGCCGCAACCTTCTTCCCGTGCACGTACAGCGCGGCGCTGAACGTGAAGAGGTCGTCCTTCGTGGGATACGAGACCACGAAGTTCGCGCTCTTCGTCCCGGCCCCGATGGTCACGGAGTGGCTGATCGCCTGGCCGACCTTCGTGAACGTGTCGTTGAACGACTGCGGCTGGGACTGGCACGTGATCTGGGCGAGGATCCCGTTGACCACCGACACCAGCTTCGCGGAGGTGGTCTGCGGGTAGTACTGGCCGCCCGTGCTGGTGGCGAGGTTCTGCAAAGCGGCCTGGTCCTCTGGCAGGGCTGCGCTGTCGCCAAAGCCGATCACGTACGTGGGCGGCTGTGGGAACGGGATCGGGTCGCCGTTGTTGCCGCCGTCGGTCATGAAGATGTTGGCCTGGCGGTTGGGATTGTCGGTGGCGGCCTGCGTGAACGCCGCCCCGTAGTTCGTCGAGCCGTCATCGGCCTGAAGGCTTGCGAGCGAACCCAGCATCGCCGCCTTGTTCGCCCCTACCGGGCTTGGACCGAACAGCGTGGTGGCGCCGTCGCCGAAGCTCACGCCGCCGAACGTGAAGTTCGGCTGGTTCTGGGCCTGCTGCTGGATGATGAGCTTCACCGCCTGGCCGCGAAGCACGTTGGGATCGGTGCCGGCCATCGATCCGGAGTCGTCGATCACAGCCTCGACGTTGTTGAGCGCCGTGCACGCGGCGGCGTGAACCCGCGCTTCGGCCGGTGCGACGAAAATCGCCGTGGCCAGTGCGGCGGCGCCGACAAGCGCCGGTAAAACCTGCCTATGGGACATGGGAAGGGCCTCCTGAGGGTGCGTGTCCGAACTGTGACCGACCCTAACCCAGCCTCCGGCGATCCCGCAAGCGATAGCGCCGAGACCCTCGAAGCTGCGCAGGTCTACCCTCACAAGGGTGAGCAGCGAGGTCTTCTGGGCCCGGCGCCTGCGCTGGCGGCTCCGCGGCGCGCTCATGTGGCCGGCATTCGCCATCTTCACGATCGGCGACGGTCTGCTGCTGCACTTCCTGCCGCCCAACCGCACGGGCGTGAGGCTCGTGCCGGCGATCATCATCGCCTCGTTCGCGAACCTG encodes:
- a CDS encoding thiamine pyrophosphate-dependent dehydrogenase E1 component subunit alpha, whose protein sequence is MATTTAKPAAIEDGGRRAVLTQEDRRALLRYMLLMRATEERALALYRQGKVPGSYYDGRGQEAISVGSAFVLGPRDRTCILHRDLGAHLIRGVRPGRVLAQMMGRAGGVTGGKDGNMHFGDTELGCVGMVSMLPDMALVTCGLALSFQMRKEPRVAMTWFGEGSTANGQWHEAMNVAGVRKLPAVFILENNQFAYSTPNEREFAVDPVKRAEVYGFPGVKVDGNDVEAVFYAAAEACERARSGGGPTLIECETMRMHGHGAHDDMRYVPKELFDVWAERDPIDRYERKLADDGIDVEQITASAKEEIERETEWALSQPMPEGPEALSGVFATSEPRLGDGNAPWSFWKEAANG
- a CDS encoding vWA domain-containing protein; this translates as MSHRQVLPALVGAAALATAIFVAPAEARVHAAACTALNNVEAVIDDSGSMAGTDPNVLRGQAVKLIIQQQAQNQPNFTFGGVSFGDGATTLFGPSPVGANKAAMLGSLASLQADDGSTNYGAAFTQAATDNPNRQANIFMTDGGNNGDPIPFPQPPTYVIGFGDSAALPEDQAALQNLATSTGGQYYPQTTSAKLVSVVNGILAQITCQSQPQSFNDTFTKVGQAISHSVTIGAGTKSANFVVSYPTKDDLFTFSAALYVHGKKVAASTAKKHKVKKLKVKIVRSETFFTAHVRGLKRGKLRFKIKAKKLGVSFDPANPPGAVTTQFSPSRKR
- a CDS encoding alpha-ketoacid dehydrogenase subunit beta, which gives rise to MAEMTYLSAISDGLREEMRHDESVFCMGEDIGAFGGAFKVTDGFIEEFGADRVWDTPLAENAIIGTAVGAAVEGLRPVCEMQFADFISCGFDQLVNVAAKMHYRQGLAVPMVVRLPSGGGFSGGPYHSQNPEAWFLQAPGLKVVAPSTADDAKGLLASAIRDPNPVVYLEHKHLYRRVKGEVPEGRYEVPLGRVRVAREGTDLTVISYGAMVGIALEATQDIDGASVEVIDLRSLVPLDTEGILRSVRKTSKVVVLHEATRSCGVGAEVCALIAQEAFEDLDGPVVRVTAPDVPIPFSPPLERAVLPQVDDVKEACRELLAY